From the genome of Mycetocola spongiae, one region includes:
- a CDS encoding Panacea domain-containing protein has translation MSTALDVARYLLAEHPVSGRTQVQGLLYYAQGLALARTGEPLFSEPIEARAQGPVVASVWSAGFIDLLPDGGEGLTPAQRALVDEAVSRYGGLDEASLAAAIRAENPWRGAHVDPSRAGIITLASLAAQFTNVTDTRQ, from the coding sequence ATGAGCACCGCCCTCGATGTGGCACGCTATCTCCTCGCCGAGCATCCTGTCTCCGGCCGCACGCAGGTACAGGGTCTGCTCTATTATGCGCAGGGCCTCGCGCTGGCCCGCACGGGAGAGCCGCTATTTTCCGAGCCCATCGAGGCCCGCGCCCAGGGTCCGGTGGTGGCCTCCGTCTGGTCCGCCGGCTTTATCGACCTGCTGCCCGATGGCGGCGAGGGGCTCACACCCGCGCAGCGCGCGCTCGTGGACGAGGCCGTGTCCCGCTATGGCGGGCTGGACGAGGCGAGCCTCGCGGCCGCGATCCGCGCCGAGAATCCCTGGCGCGGCGCGCATGTGGATCCGAGCCGCGCGGGCATCATCACCCTGGCCAGCCTCGCGGCGCAGTTCACCAATGTGACCGACACCCGCCAATAA
- the gatC gene encoding Asp-tRNA(Asn)/Glu-tRNA(Gln) amidotransferase subunit GatC, with amino-acid sequence MSEITPELVTHLASLSRIDLSSDEIASLTTELGQIVESIAKVSEVATADVPATSHPIPLTNGTRADVVGPTLTQAQALQNAPEQAEGKFVVTAILGEEQ; translated from the coding sequence ATGTCGGAAATCACGCCGGAGCTGGTGACGCACCTCGCGTCCCTCTCCCGGATCGACCTCAGCTCGGACGAAATCGCGAGTCTCACCACCGAGCTCGGCCAGATCGTCGAGAGCATCGCCAAGGTATCGGAGGTGGCCACCGCGGATGTTCCCGCAACCAGCCACCCGATCCCGCTGACCAATGGGACCCGTGCCGACGTGGTGGGCCCGACGCTCACGCAGGCCCAGGCCCTGCAGAATGCGCCCGAACAGGCCGAAGGCAAATTTGTGGTCACCGCGATTCTGGGGGAGGAACAGTAA
- the gatA gene encoding Asp-tRNA(Asn)/Glu-tRNA(Gln) amidotransferase subunit GatA: MSDLIRLSAADLAAKLTSGEVSSVEATQAHLDRIAAVDGDVRAFLHVSDSALDAAAEIDRRRAAGESLHELAGVPLAVKDVLVTTDMPSTSGSKILEGYMSPFDATVVERARAAGLIAIGKTNMDEFAMGSSTEHSAYGPTHNPWDLSRIPGGSGGGSAAAVAAFEAPLALGSDTGGSIRQPAHVTGTVGVKPTYGAVSRYGSIALASSLDQVGPVTRTVLDAGLLQDVIGGHDRRDSTSIPESWVSMAAAAREGASGQVLKGLRVGVVKQFSGEGFQAGVEQRFGETLAQMVAAGAEIVEIDAPHFEYAVAAYYLILPAEASSNLAKYDSVRFGLRVTPEGGGTVEDVMSASREAGFGPEVKRRIILGTYALSSGYYDAYYGSAQKVRTLIQRDFNAAFEKVDVIASPSAPTTAFKLGERVNDPLAMYLNDITTIPANLAGVPGISVPMGLAPEDGLPTGIQFMAPARADDVLYRVGAAVEAVLESSWGHSLISQAPALGGK; the protein is encoded by the coding sequence ATGTCCGATCTGATTCGTCTGTCCGCCGCCGATCTGGCCGCGAAGCTGACCTCCGGCGAGGTGTCCTCCGTGGAGGCCACCCAGGCCCACCTCGACCGCATCGCCGCCGTGGATGGCGACGTGCGGGCGTTCCTGCACGTCTCGGATAGCGCACTGGATGCCGCCGCCGAGATCGACCGCCGCCGCGCCGCGGGCGAGTCCCTGCACGAGCTCGCGGGTGTCCCGCTGGCCGTGAAGGACGTGCTGGTGACCACCGATATGCCCTCCACCTCGGGATCCAAGATCCTCGAGGGCTATATGTCGCCGTTTGATGCCACCGTGGTGGAGCGCGCCCGCGCCGCCGGCCTCATCGCGATCGGTAAGACCAATATGGACGAGTTCGCAATGGGCTCCTCCACCGAGCACTCGGCCTATGGCCCCACGCATAACCCGTGGGACCTGAGCCGCATCCCCGGAGGTTCCGGCGGAGGCTCCGCCGCCGCCGTGGCCGCGTTTGAGGCGCCCCTGGCCCTCGGTTCGGATACCGGTGGATCCATCCGTCAGCCCGCACACGTCACCGGAACCGTGGGCGTTAAGCCCACCTATGGTGCCGTGAGCCGCTATGGTTCGATCGCGCTGGCCTCCTCCCTGGACCAGGTTGGCCCGGTCACCCGGACCGTCCTCGACGCCGGGCTCCTGCAGGATGTCATCGGCGGTCACGACCGCCGCGATTCCACCTCGATCCCCGAGTCCTGGGTCTCGATGGCCGCGGCCGCCCGCGAGGGTGCCAGCGGTCAGGTCCTTAAGGGCCTGCGCGTGGGTGTTGTGAAGCAGTTCAGCGGCGAGGGTTTCCAGGCCGGCGTGGAGCAGCGCTTCGGCGAGACCCTGGCCCAGATGGTGGCCGCGGGTGCCGAGATCGTGGAGATCGACGCCCCGCACTTCGAGTATGCCGTGGCGGCGTACTACCTCATCCTGCCCGCCGAGGCCTCCAGCAACCTGGCAAAATACGATTCCGTGCGCTTCGGCCTGCGGGTCACGCCCGAGGGTGGCGGCACGGTTGAGGACGTCATGTCCGCGAGCCGCGAGGCCGGTTTTGGCCCCGAGGTGAAGCGCCGCATCATCCTCGGAACCTATGCGCTGAGCTCCGGCTATTACGATGCCTATTACGGCAGCGCCCAGAAGGTACGCACCCTGATTCAGCGCGATTTTAACGCCGCGTTTGAAAAGGTAGACGTGATCGCGAGCCCCTCGGCACCGACCACTGCGTTTAAGCTCGGTGAGCGGGTAAACGACCCGCTCGCGATGTACCTCAACGACATCACCACGATCCCCGCGAACCTGGCCGGCGTCCCCGGTATTTCGGTTCCGATGGGTCTGGCACCCGAAGACGGTCTGCCCACCGGAATCCAGTTCATGGCACCGGCCCGCGCCGATGACGTGCTGTATCGCGTGGGAGCCGCCGTCGAGGCAGTACTCGAGTCGAGCTGGGGCCACAGCCTCATCTCGCAGGCCCCCGCACTGGGAGGAAAATAA
- the gatB gene encoding Asp-tRNA(Asn)/Glu-tRNA(Gln) amidotransferase subunit GatB, translating into MAKDKLLTFEKALELYEPVLGFEVHIELGTKTKMFSDAPNVFGAEPNTAVTPLCLGLPGSLPVVNEQAVRYAISLGLALGCSIAETSRFARKNYFYPDMPKNYQISQSDEPIAYEGSVTVELEDGTEFVVPIERAHMEEDAGKLTHMGGSGRIQGASYSLVDYNRAGVPLVEIVTHPIKGAEHRAPELAKAYVGLIREIAIGLGISEARMERGNLRCDANVSLRPRGQEKLGTRTETKNVNSLRSVERAVRYEIQRQAAILAEGGTITQETRHWHEDTGTTSAGRPKSDADDYRYFPEPDLLPVVPGAALIEELRAALPEDPLTRKRRLKSEWGFTDLEFQDVANGGLLVEISATVSAGASPQAARKWWTGEISRLANQREVDASSLITPDLVAQLAALVEAGTLNDKLARQVLEGVINGEGTPQEVVDARGLAVVSDDGPLIAAIDEALAAQPDVLEKLREGKVQAAGAVIGAVMKAMKGQADAARVRELLLERAAQ; encoded by the coding sequence ATGGCCAAGGACAAGCTCCTTACCTTCGAAAAGGCCCTTGAGCTCTACGAACCGGTACTCGGTTTTGAGGTGCACATCGAGCTCGGCACCAAGACCAAAATGTTCTCGGATGCCCCCAACGTCTTTGGCGCCGAGCCCAATACCGCGGTGACCCCGCTGTGCCTGGGCCTGCCCGGCTCGCTGCCCGTGGTCAACGAGCAGGCCGTGCGCTATGCGATCTCCCTGGGCCTGGCCCTGGGCTGCTCGATTGCCGAGACCAGCCGCTTCGCCCGGAAGAACTATTTCTACCCGGATATGCCGAAGAACTATCAGATCTCGCAGTCGGATGAGCCCATCGCCTATGAGGGTTCGGTCACGGTTGAGCTGGAGGACGGCACCGAGTTTGTGGTGCCGATCGAGCGCGCGCACATGGAGGAGGACGCCGGCAAGCTCACCCATATGGGTGGTTCGGGTCGCATCCAGGGCGCGAGCTATTCGCTGGTGGACTATAACCGCGCGGGTGTTCCCCTGGTTGAGATCGTGACCCACCCGATTAAGGGTGCCGAGCACCGCGCTCCCGAGCTGGCCAAGGCCTATGTGGGGCTGATTCGCGAGATCGCGATCGGCCTGGGCATCTCCGAGGCGCGGATGGAGCGCGGAAACCTGCGCTGCGACGCCAATGTATCGCTGCGTCCCCGCGGCCAGGAGAAGCTGGGCACCCGCACCGAGACCAAAAACGTCAACTCGCTGCGCAGCGTTGAGCGCGCTGTGCGCTATGAGATCCAGCGTCAGGCGGCGATCCTCGCCGAGGGCGGAACGATCACGCAGGAGACCCGGCACTGGCACGAGGACACCGGCACCACAAGCGCCGGTCGCCCCAAGTCCGATGCCGATGACTACCGCTATTTCCCCGAGCCCGATCTGCTTCCCGTGGTTCCGGGTGCGGCCCTGATCGAGGAGCTGCGCGCGGCCCTCCCCGAGGACCCGCTGACGCGTAAGCGCCGCCTGAAGTCCGAGTGGGGCTTCACCGATCTGGAGTTCCAGGATGTCGCCAATGGTGGTCTCCTGGTGGAGATCAGCGCCACGGTGAGCGCCGGGGCGAGCCCGCAGGCCGCCCGCAAGTGGTGGACCGGCGAGATTTCGCGCCTGGCCAATCAGCGTGAGGTGGATGCCTCCTCGCTGATCACCCCCGATCTTGTGGCCCAGCTGGCCGCGCTGGTCGAGGCCGGAACGCTCAACGATAAGCTGGCCCGCCAGGTTCTGGAGGGCGTCATTAACGGCGAGGGAACCCCGCAGGAGGTGGTGGACGCGCGCGGCCTGGCCGTGGTCAGCGATGACGGCCCCCTGATCGCCGCGATCGACGAGGCGCTGGCCGCCCAGCCCGACGTGCTGGAGAAGCTGCGCGAGGGTAAGGTGCAGGCCGCCGGTGCCGTGATCGGTGCCGTGATGAAGGCCATGAAGGGTCAGGCCGATGCCGCCCGCGTGCGCGAGCTCCTGCTGGAGCGCGCCGCGCAGTAA
- a CDS encoding helix-turn-helix domain-containing protein, with the protein MTPAEFKVVRESLGLTHKWVAQQIGNSERTVKNWEDHITPPADAADFLENLESEQASQVEQYVRACQDARDPALSTYRVDADVPESFPYPASWHRAVVALVAKEIPGLEITYAK; encoded by the coding sequence ATGACCCCCGCAGAATTTAAAGTCGTCCGCGAATCCCTCGGACTCACCCACAAATGGGTGGCCCAGCAGATCGGCAATTCAGAACGCACCGTCAAAAACTGGGAAGATCACATCACCCCACCGGCAGACGCCGCCGACTTCCTCGAAAATCTCGAATCCGAGCAGGCCTCACAGGTGGAGCAATACGTGCGCGCCTGCCAAGACGCCCGCGATCCCGCGTTGAGCACCTACCGGGTAGACGCCGATGTGCCCGAGTCCTTCCCCTATCCCGCGAGTTGGCATCGCGCAGTCGTCGCACTCGTCGCAAAAGAAATCCCTGGCCTCGAAATCACATACGCTAAGTAG
- a CDS encoding tyrosine-type recombinase/integrase — protein sequence MPAPEILDYLTPYAPRTQENYFGYLARWESWCASRSCDILTAQRADIEAWVSHLRNRGLSNNAVRSALTPVTGFYRWASEQELVTRDPARFVRRPPAPRSSNRDWLSAPDLAKLLRHVTVHSGIGISAAIHLFALSGTRPGETMALDISDIGRYGDLTTLRLRHRKAGASDKISLSAPTARAVRRAADGRSRGPLLVTETNGYRLTKTILRARFAEAVASAGVPRITPYGLRVGFITLALDAGIPERDVMISAGHSNSAQTAHYDRLRGNLDRNATHALTEWILAAGRGAIAGI from the coding sequence ATGCCCGCGCCCGAAATACTCGACTACCTCACGCCCTATGCCCCTCGCACACAGGAAAACTATTTCGGCTACCTGGCGCGGTGGGAATCCTGGTGCGCCTCGCGCAGCTGCGATATTCTCACCGCACAAAGAGCCGATATCGAGGCCTGGGTTAGCCACCTCCGAAACCGAGGCCTCAGCAATAATGCGGTTCGCTCGGCGCTAACGCCGGTGACAGGCTTCTACCGCTGGGCCAGTGAGCAGGAACTTGTGACCCGCGACCCGGCAAGATTTGTCCGACGCCCGCCGGCGCCCAGGTCGAGCAACCGTGACTGGCTGAGTGCCCCCGACCTCGCAAAACTCCTCCGTCACGTCACCGTCCACAGCGGCATCGGGATCAGCGCCGCTATTCACCTATTCGCGCTCAGCGGCACACGCCCCGGGGAAACTATGGCCCTGGACATCTCAGACATAGGCCGATATGGAGACCTAACCACCCTCCGCCTGCGGCATCGTAAAGCCGGCGCATCCGACAAAATATCGCTCTCTGCACCTACCGCCAGAGCCGTGCGCCGCGCCGCAGACGGCCGGAGCCGAGGCCCCCTGCTAGTCACGGAAACCAACGGATACCGGCTCACAAAGACCATCTTGCGCGCCAGGTTCGCTGAGGCTGTCGCATCCGCCGGCGTACCCCGAATCACGCCTTACGGGCTGCGCGTTGGGTTCATCACGTTAGCGCTTGATGCTGGTATCCCAGAGCGCGACGTCATGATCTCGGCAGGGCACTCGAACAGCGCCCAGACGGCTCACTACGATCGGCTACGTGGCAATCTGGACCGTAATGCCACCCACGCGCTCACCGAGTGGATACTTGCTGCTGGACGCGGGGCAATCGCTGGAATCTAG
- a CDS encoding tape measure protein: MTMMIGELGARITLLDKNKFEADIDGVGQRFGKLDNVGSSAGKAISSSIKAAAATTVIAGTVAAAYGVQVFKTGAAYNTLQQTSRAAMTTLMGGAKEANAQMDKLDDFARNSPFSKATFITAQQQMIGFGIEAKKVIPYLGAIQNAVAATGGSNESIAEIVEIMAKIQSSSKITADDFAQFGNRGVDAATIIGTQMGKTGAEIRAMVTKGVLPAEQALDALAAGMETKFAGAAANVKNTMTGAADRVKAATRDIGAALAEPFVSKNGGGLAVKWANDYADVLRGVEKAAGPMVSMLMGRAVPAIQAVDGAFTRAKIAVNGFSVTRVDSELNSLGAHAPAIAAVGGAVVAMGMQGIPVLGRFLPAINPVAGALLALAATSPQLRSAGGEILTSLSPLIPVAVQLGNTFSTSLTAVLPVVAGGLTAVARVAEVGANAIAAIPTPVLAAGIAFLGMRSAMSALEGPGKALSGVVSAVTEHFQASKATAEAMGGSVSVLGAAAHAGAGGVTAMGGALKAAFLSNPIGIALTVAAGAVAIFAAANADAAEKVAVHNKRTADLRQTLTETGGAATAATRDVIAASIAEDGIGEAAKSASVAHEMLTDAITGASGGAQIFKNTMRDQAKAAMEAAGKTEDAERVAKQLGLTYNDIIDHTLGFSEAQGTVGKAFEDADARGFGYRLSLDKVTEAVGGSLDAQQQLVGFVEAQSNAFREAQAENAAYRQAQRDLAAAMTESARSNQAFNDALSVARDTTKDMETRVSALKQALDELEGGTKSAAAAELDFAQKNNTLRDSLAATDQAGIKLYSSFLDGAGAIDLTNSAGVSFGKSLTSLNGDMLAASARAYDAAAATGDLEGATRAAREAGEQYIGTIRQTMLDMGLTVDQADALIGKYFSMPGTVSTLVTDSGSIDETTQAAIGLANEMRKLPADHIIEIKDNGTAEEVQSQLQAVAMLATSNPSGDVTIKAPTAPGVIDALKGIGFEVETLADRPGEIRLVTPNLAQTEGKIDEVTAKKREAAIQSVVKGGPEADRLLGDIADRARNADIRAQATGLGETGVQLDGVAKANRNADIKAKATGLGEATTDINRVANASYRATVHVSTSGLEASFASIERLKGAAVGIGVLKPTGSAIGNIFNHGTGGTSVQAFANGGTISTGMYRGGPPLLKFAEPETNWEAFISGKHGEEARNRKITVDAASRLGMEAYPKGTLAGAAGQGAVQVSLDGMRVKLIIGGQEIDGIIDARIDSHDQNTAHSAGLGWSE; this comes from the coding sequence ATGACGATGATGATCGGCGAGCTCGGCGCTCGCATCACCCTCCTCGACAAGAACAAATTCGAAGCCGATATCGACGGTGTCGGCCAACGCTTCGGCAAGCTCGATAATGTTGGGTCGAGCGCGGGCAAGGCGATCAGCAGCTCGATCAAGGCTGCCGCGGCCACCACCGTGATCGCCGGCACCGTGGCCGCCGCGTATGGAGTGCAGGTTTTCAAGACCGGCGCCGCATACAACACCCTGCAGCAGACTTCGCGCGCGGCCATGACCACCCTGATGGGCGGGGCCAAAGAGGCCAACGCCCAGATGGACAAGCTGGACGATTTCGCCCGCAATAGCCCCTTCTCGAAGGCCACTTTCATCACTGCCCAGCAGCAGATGATCGGCTTCGGCATCGAGGCAAAAAAGGTCATCCCCTACCTCGGGGCGATCCAAAATGCCGTGGCCGCCACGGGTGGATCCAATGAGTCGATCGCGGAGATCGTCGAGATCATGGCGAAGATCCAATCGTCGTCGAAAATCACCGCCGACGACTTCGCCCAATTCGGCAATCGAGGTGTGGACGCGGCCACGATCATCGGCACCCAGATGGGCAAGACCGGCGCAGAAATCCGCGCGATGGTCACCAAGGGTGTTCTCCCCGCGGAACAGGCGCTCGACGCTCTGGCCGCCGGCATGGAGACCAAGTTTGCGGGCGCCGCGGCCAACGTGAAAAACACGATGACGGGCGCCGCGGACCGGGTGAAGGCCGCGACCCGCGATATCGGGGCGGCCCTGGCCGAGCCTTTCGTGTCCAAGAACGGCGGCGGTCTCGCCGTCAAATGGGCCAATGACTATGCGGATGTTTTGCGTGGTGTGGAGAAGGCCGCCGGGCCGATGGTATCTATGCTTATGGGCCGCGCCGTGCCCGCGATCCAGGCGGTTGATGGCGCCTTCACTCGCGCGAAAATCGCGGTGAATGGGTTCTCGGTCACTCGAGTCGATTCGGAGCTCAACTCGCTCGGCGCACACGCTCCGGCGATAGCCGCCGTGGGCGGGGCCGTGGTGGCGATGGGAATGCAGGGTATCCCCGTCCTGGGACGATTCCTGCCTGCGATCAACCCGGTGGCGGGCGCGCTTCTCGCGCTGGCCGCCACCTCCCCGCAACTGCGCTCCGCGGGCGGGGAAATCCTCACCTCACTGTCGCCGCTGATCCCCGTCGCGGTACAGCTCGGCAACACCTTTTCGACCTCGCTGACCGCAGTGCTGCCGGTGGTCGCCGGCGGGCTCACCGCTGTAGCTCGAGTCGCGGAGGTCGGGGCGAACGCTATCGCGGCAATCCCCACCCCCGTGCTCGCGGCCGGGATCGCGTTCCTTGGGATGCGATCGGCGATGAGCGCGCTGGAAGGCCCAGGCAAGGCTCTATCCGGTGTCGTGAGCGCTGTCACTGAGCATTTCCAGGCGTCAAAGGCTACGGCTGAGGCAATGGGCGGATCGGTGAGCGTTCTCGGCGCTGCAGCCCACGCAGGCGCTGGGGGCGTGACGGCGATGGGCGGTGCTCTCAAGGCCGCATTCCTGTCTAACCCGATCGGTATTGCCCTCACGGTAGCCGCTGGCGCGGTCGCGATCTTCGCGGCCGCCAACGCCGACGCTGCGGAGAAGGTGGCCGTGCACAATAAGCGCACGGCGGATCTTCGCCAGACCCTCACCGAGACCGGCGGCGCGGCTACGGCGGCGACCCGCGACGTGATCGCGGCTTCCATTGCGGAGGACGGCATCGGCGAGGCGGCCAAGAGCGCAAGCGTCGCGCACGAGATGCTCACCGACGCGATCACCGGAGCCTCCGGCGGCGCTCAAATCTTCAAGAACACCATGCGCGACCAGGCGAAGGCCGCGATGGAGGCTGCCGGCAAGACCGAGGATGCCGAGCGTGTCGCCAAACAGCTCGGACTCACCTATAACGACATCATCGACCACACCTTGGGCTTCTCCGAGGCCCAAGGAACCGTGGGGAAGGCTTTCGAGGACGCGGATGCTCGTGGCTTCGGGTACCGTCTAAGCCTCGATAAAGTCACCGAGGCAGTCGGCGGGTCCCTCGACGCACAGCAGCAGCTCGTCGGCTTTGTGGAAGCGCAGAGCAACGCATTCCGCGAAGCTCAGGCTGAAAATGCGGCATACCGGCAGGCGCAGCGGGATCTCGCCGCGGCGATGACAGAATCGGCGCGCTCAAACCAGGCTTTCAACGATGCCCTTTCGGTGGCCCGTGACACCACCAAGGACATGGAGACGCGGGTTTCCGCGCTCAAGCAGGCTTTGGATGAGCTCGAAGGGGGGACCAAGAGCGCGGCCGCGGCTGAGCTCGATTTCGCGCAGAAAAACAACACGCTGCGCGACTCGCTCGCGGCCACCGATCAGGCCGGCATCAAGCTGTATAGCAGCTTCCTCGACGGGGCCGGCGCAATTGACCTCACTAACAGCGCGGGCGTGAGCTTCGGTAAGTCTTTGACCTCGCTCAATGGCGACATGCTCGCGGCCAGCGCGCGGGCATATGATGCCGCGGCGGCGACAGGTGACCTGGAAGGGGCTACCCGGGCCGCGCGCGAGGCCGGCGAGCAGTACATCGGCACAATCAGGCAGACCATGCTCGATATGGGCCTCACCGTGGACCAGGCTGATGCTCTGATCGGGAAATATTTCTCGATGCCGGGCACAGTCTCCACCCTGGTTACCGACAGCGGCAGCATCGATGAAACAACCCAGGCCGCGATCGGGCTGGCCAATGAGATGCGGAAGCTCCCCGCCGATCACATCATCGAGATCAAAGACAACGGCACCGCGGAAGAAGTGCAGTCGCAGCTGCAGGCGGTCGCGATGCTCGCCACCTCCAACCCCAGCGGCGATGTGACGATCAAGGCGCCCACCGCGCCCGGTGTTATTGACGCGCTCAAGGGCATCGGATTCGAGGTGGAAACGCTCGCGGACCGGCCCGGAGAGATCAGACTGGTCACGCCAAACCTGGCCCAAACCGAGGGCAAGATCGACGAGGTTACCGCCAAGAAGCGTGAGGCTGCAATCCAGTCCGTCGTGAAGGGCGGGCCGGAAGCCGATCGTCTCCTGGGCGACATCGCAGACCGCGCGCGCAACGCCGACATTCGGGCCCAGGCCACAGGGCTGGGCGAGACCGGTGTGCAGCTCGACGGCGTGGCCAAGGCCAACCGCAACGCCGATATCAAGGCGAAGGCCACGGGCCTGGGCGAGGCCACAACGGATATCAACCGCGTCGCAAATGCCAGCTACCGTGCGACCGTGCATGTCAGCACGTCTGGGCTTGAGGCGAGTTTCGCCTCAATCGAGCGGCTCAAGGGCGCGGCCGTGGGTATCGGTGTTCTCAAGCCCACAGGCTCCGCGATCGGCAACATTTTCAATCACGGGACCGGCGGGACCTCGGTGCAGGCTTTCGCGAATGGCGGGACGATTTCCACCGGCATGTATCGCGGTGGCCCTCCGCTGCTGAAATTTGCGGAGCCTGAAACCAATTGGGAAGCGTTCATCTCCGGGAAACACGGGGAGGAGGCCAGGAACCGCAAGATCACGGTCGATGCAGCCTCCCGCCTCGGAATGGAGGCTTACCCCAAGGGGACCCTGGCCGGTGCTGCAGGCCAGGGCGCTGTGCAGGTATCCCTCGACGGCATGAGGGTGAAACTCATCATCGGCGGACAAGAAATTGACGGAATCATCGATGCTCGCATCGACTCACACGACCAAAATACGGCCCACTCTGCGGGCCTGGGATGGAGCGAATAG
- a CDS encoding phage tail tube protein, with product MPETPSYADVKPTVGDIANSFEYMFDINTGTIAAPVWVNVPDITGLNPQPTPKLKDIATYAHKGSSAQVKVGNDFALDFNLLKIRDKTGEFQPEWLALKAAADAKGEANNIGIRWYDALGASDAYQGVAAVSRGNRPSTGNDDVEFDNFSLAGVGEIKPIANPLKKAGE from the coding sequence ATGCCTGAAACCCCCAGCTATGCAGACGTAAAGCCCACCGTGGGCGACATCGCCAACTCTTTCGAATATATGTTCGACATCAACACTGGCACGATCGCGGCCCCGGTCTGGGTCAACGTCCCCGATATCACCGGTCTGAACCCTCAGCCCACGCCCAAGCTCAAGGACATCGCCACCTACGCGCACAAGGGATCGAGTGCCCAGGTGAAGGTCGGAAACGACTTCGCTCTCGATTTCAACCTCCTCAAGATTCGCGATAAGACCGGCGAATTCCAGCCCGAGTGGCTTGCGCTCAAGGCTGCAGCCGATGCCAAGGGCGAGGCCAACAACATCGGCATTCGCTGGTACGACGCGCTGGGCGCATCCGACGCCTACCAGGGTGTCGCGGCTGTGTCTCGCGGCAACCGGCCCTCCACCGGCAATGACGATGTGGAATTCGACAACTTCTCGCTGGCCGGCGTGGGCGAGATCAAGCCCATCGCAAACCCCCTCAAGAAGGCCGGCGAGTAA
- a CDS encoding minor capsid protein produces MSTSTDLLEGLARLVHAGGAFVFRPEGVYLPGEAPITFGSLHGSASPALCLTEYTPAESRTRAAHALIQARVRAPSYLAGVRLGDELRGLLHDLSYLSLGAVRVSKITRISTAHLGPDSSGRHEWAHNFQLLYTRSVTPSKETTHA; encoded by the coding sequence GTGAGCACATCGACTGATCTTCTCGAAGGCCTCGCCCGGCTCGTACATGCCGGCGGGGCCTTTGTCTTTCGCCCCGAGGGGGTCTATCTCCCCGGGGAGGCGCCGATCACTTTCGGCAGCCTCCACGGCTCGGCGTCGCCCGCGCTGTGTCTCACCGAGTACACCCCGGCCGAGTCGCGCACGCGCGCCGCGCACGCGCTGATCCAGGCCCGGGTGCGCGCGCCCAGCTATCTCGCCGGCGTGCGTCTCGGCGACGAACTGCGCGGCCTGCTGCACGACCTCTCGTATCTCTCGCTTGGCGCCGTGCGCGTGTCCAAGATCACCCGCATTTCCACCGCACATCTGGGTCCCGATAGCTCCGGCCGTCACGAGTGGGCCCACAACTTCCAGCTGCTCTACACCCGCAGCGTCACCCCGTCTAAGGAGACAACCCATGCCTGA
- a CDS encoding major capsid protein, which translates to MPVSLLEAKNNTSDEINHGVIDEFRKSNAILDSLVFDDIVNPNGGGGTLTTGYRRLKTQATASTRALNTEYTPQNVETSMHYVTLAVMGGTFQVDRVIAKLGAAASGAVALNLAQKAKSTAALFSDLVINGDVATNASAFDGLDKALTGSSTEFRAGQITNWADFDTDNRAEHKALDAIDEFLSTLDGTPTVIVGNSASLARVRAAARRANMYTKSPVDGLVGADGRPIERETYGGLILVDAGAKSGSNDQIIPIQERTIDGNKVAGLTDLYAYRAGLDGFHGVSTTGGGLIDYRLPDFTNIGAVQEGGVELGPVAVALKATKAAAVFRNIKVR; encoded by the coding sequence GTGCCCGTTTCCCTTCTCGAAGCAAAGAACAACACCTCCGACGAAATCAACCACGGCGTCATCGACGAGTTCCGCAAGTCGAACGCGATCCTCGACTCCCTCGTTTTCGATGACATCGTGAACCCCAACGGCGGCGGCGGCACCCTCACCACCGGATACCGTCGCCTCAAGACCCAGGCCACGGCGAGCACCCGTGCGCTGAACACCGAGTACACCCCGCAGAACGTCGAAACCTCGATGCACTACGTCACCCTGGCCGTGATGGGTGGAACCTTCCAGGTGGACCGCGTCATTGCCAAGCTCGGTGCCGCAGCATCCGGCGCGGTCGCACTCAACCTCGCGCAGAAGGCGAAGTCCACCGCCGCACTGTTCTCCGACCTCGTCATCAACGGCGACGTCGCCACCAACGCTTCCGCGTTCGATGGTCTGGACAAGGCCCTTACGGGTTCGTCCACCGAGTTCCGCGCCGGCCAGATCACCAACTGGGCCGACTTCGACACCGACAACCGTGCCGAGCACAAGGCTCTCGACGCGATCGACGAGTTCCTCTCCACCCTCGATGGCACTCCGACCGTCATCGTCGGTAACTCGGCGTCTCTCGCTCGCGTCCGTGCCGCCGCACGTCGCGCCAACATGTACACCAAGAGCCCCGTGGATGGCCTTGTCGGTGCAGATGGCCGTCCGATCGAGCGCGAGACCTACGGTGGCCTGATCCTCGTGGACGCGGGCGCAAAGTCCGGGTCGAACGACCAGATCATCCCCATCCAGGAACGCACCATCGATGGGAACAAGGTTGCCGGGCTGACCGACCTTTACGCCTACCGGGCCGGTCTCGATGGTTTCCACGGAGTCTCGACCACCGGTGGCGGCCTCATCGACTACCGCCTGCCGGACTTCACCAACATCGGCGCAGTTCAGGAGGGTGGCGTCGAGCTCGGTCCCGTCGCAGTCGCGCTCAAGGCCACCAAGGCCGCCGCGGTATTCCGCAACATCAAGGTCCGCTAA